One Citrobacter amalonaticus genomic window carries:
- a CDS encoding sensor histidine kinase: MRWAKPQSLYLQLLLFLGLPLILLWGLSAFNSYVSALQAATQAYDRTLLSSARTVAERLVVRHAKLEVNVPWVVLDSFELNMNDRLYYKVVDPAGKVISGYDDLPAMPPSTSRTQHYPALAWFYHTQYQGQAIRVARLLQPVNEGGIVGMAEIYVAETLQSRRYLAGQLLFSSWVTQGLLVLLTLVLVGWLLRRVLRPMRQLSSLMVRREPELLTPLPELLPWSETRLLIVAFNRYLDRLRALISRQERFSADASHQLKTPLAVLKTQAAVALASEQPQQWHESLRAMSTTLDNTILLTERLLQLSAVKRKEQGERQFLPVNLFEVVQTSCFTRLAQARSKGIDLGYEGAQEAIWVDGDDVLLGELCGNLLDNALKYTPAQGTVTARLRREGEAVALEVEDSGPGIEDEQIHQAMLPFHRLENAGTEAGAGIGLALVNDIARLHRTHPHLSRSAILGGLHVRVRFLVVAHSLTKT, from the coding sequence ATGAGGTGGGCTAAACCCCAGTCGTTATACCTGCAACTGCTGCTGTTTCTTGGGCTACCGCTGATCCTGCTGTGGGGACTGTCGGCGTTTAACAGCTACGTCAGCGCGCTGCAGGCGGCAACGCAGGCCTATGATCGCACGCTGCTGTCGTCAGCGCGCACGGTGGCGGAGCGGCTGGTGGTGCGCCACGCGAAGCTGGAAGTGAATGTTCCGTGGGTGGTGCTGGACAGCTTTGAACTGAACATGAATGACCGGCTGTACTATAAAGTGGTGGATCCGGCGGGGAAGGTGATTTCAGGTTACGACGACCTGCCGGCGATGCCGCCTTCCACTTCCCGGACGCAACACTATCCTGCGCTGGCCTGGTTTTATCATACGCAATATCAGGGACAGGCCATTCGCGTGGCGCGTCTGTTACAACCGGTGAACGAGGGCGGCATTGTCGGGATGGCGGAGATCTACGTCGCAGAGACGCTCCAGTCGCGACGTTACCTGGCAGGACAACTGCTGTTTTCGTCATGGGTAACGCAGGGGCTGTTGGTGTTGCTGACGCTGGTGCTGGTCGGCTGGCTACTGCGCCGCGTGCTGCGGCCGATGCGCCAGCTCTCCTCACTGATGGTGCGCCGTGAACCGGAGCTCCTGACGCCGTTACCTGAACTGCTGCCCTGGTCGGAGACGCGGCTGCTAATTGTTGCGTTTAACCGTTATCTGGATCGCCTGCGCGCGCTGATTTCACGTCAGGAACGGTTTAGCGCCGATGCCTCTCATCAACTGAAAACGCCGCTGGCCGTATTGAAAACGCAGGCCGCCGTGGCGCTTGCCAGCGAACAGCCTCAGCAGTGGCACGAAAGTTTACGGGCGATGAGTACGACGCTGGACAACACCATTCTGCTGACGGAAAGGTTGTTACAGCTTTCGGCGGTGAAGCGAAAAGAGCAGGGGGAGCGGCAGTTTTTACCGGTCAATCTGTTCGAGGTGGTGCAGACGAGTTGCTTTACGCGACTGGCACAGGCGCGCAGTAAAGGCATCGATCTGGGTTACGAAGGTGCGCAGGAGGCGATATGGGTAGACGGCGATGATGTCCTGCTGGGGGAACTGTGCGGTAATTTGCTGGATAACGCCCTGAAATATACACCGGCGCAAGGGACGGTGACCGCCAGGTTACGACGGGAAGGTGAGGCCGTGGCGCTGGAGGTTGAAGACAGTGGCCCTGGCATCGAGGATGAACAGATTCATCAGGCAATGCTGCCATTCCATCGTCTTGAAAATGCAGGAACGGAAGCCGGAGCAGGCATCGGCCTGGCGCTGGTTAATGATATTGCCCGTTTGCATCGCACTCATCCTCATCTTTCGCGTAGCGCTATTTTAGGGGGGCTGCATGTACGGGTACGCTTTTTAGTGGTCGCGCATTCCCTGACGAAAACGTAA
- the tctD gene encoding transcriptional regulator TctD, producing the protein MRLLLAEDNRELAHWLEKALVQNGFAVDCVFDGLAADHLLHSETYALAVLDINMPGIDGLEVVQRLRKRAQTLPVLLLTARSAVADRVKGLNAGADDYLPKPFELEELDARLRALLRRSAGQVQELQQLGDLAFHDEGYFLLQQQPLALTPRELALLTVLMYRRTRPVSRQQLFEQVFSLNDEVSPESIELYIHRLRKKLQGSNVRITTLRGLGYVLECGNEVG; encoded by the coding sequence ATGCGTCTCTTATTGGCGGAAGATAACCGTGAGCTGGCTCACTGGCTGGAAAAGGCGCTGGTGCAAAACGGCTTCGCTGTGGACTGCGTGTTTGACGGACTGGCTGCCGACCATCTTCTGCATAGCGAAACCTATGCGCTGGCGGTTCTGGATATCAACATGCCCGGGATCGACGGACTGGAAGTGGTGCAGCGTCTGCGTAAGCGTGCGCAGACGCTGCCGGTGCTGCTTCTGACAGCGCGTAGCGCCGTGGCGGATCGGGTAAAAGGGCTGAATGCCGGAGCGGATGATTATCTGCCCAAGCCCTTCGAACTTGAGGAACTGGACGCCCGGCTGCGGGCTTTGCTCCGGCGTAGTGCGGGACAGGTACAGGAGCTTCAGCAACTGGGCGATCTGGCGTTCCATGACGAAGGGTATTTCTTGCTTCAGCAGCAACCGCTGGCGCTCACTCCGCGTGAACTGGCGCTGTTGACGGTGCTGATGTATCGCAGAACGCGGCCGGTATCGCGCCAGCAGTTGTTCGAACAGGTCTTCAGCCTGAACGATGAGGTCAGTCCCGAAAGTATCGAACTGTACATCCATCGTCTGCGGAAAAAATTACAGGGCAGCAATGTGCGGATCACCACTCTGCGCGGACTGGGATACGTGCTGGAGTGCGGCAATGAGGTGGGCTAA
- a CDS encoding Bug family tripartite tricarboxylate transporter substrate binding protein — protein MKKQFVRTLAASVLLMSTSALAQEAPSRTECIAPAKPGGGFDLTCKLIQVSMMETGAIEKPMRVTYMPGGVGAVAYNAIVAQRPAEAGTVVAFSGGSLLNLSQGKFGRYGVDDVRWLASVGTDYGMIAVRADSPWKSLKDLLTAMEKDPNSVVIGAGASIGSQDWMKSALLAQQAHVDPHKMRYVAFEGGGEPVTALMGNHVQVVSGDLSEMVPYLNGDKIRVLAVFSEERLPGQLANVPTAKEQGYDLVWPIIRGFYVGPKVSDAEYQWWVQAFEKLQQTDAFKKQRDLRGLFEFNMTGKPLDEYVKKQVTGYRDQAKAFGLAK, from the coding sequence ATGAAAAAACAGTTCGTTCGTACCCTTGCTGCAAGCGTTTTACTGATGAGCACCTCTGCACTGGCACAAGAAGCGCCGTCGCGTACCGAATGTATCGCCCCGGCGAAACCGGGCGGCGGCTTTGACCTTACCTGCAAACTGATTCAGGTAAGCATGATGGAAACAGGCGCTATCGAGAAACCGATGCGCGTCACTTACATGCCGGGCGGCGTGGGCGCGGTCGCCTACAACGCCATCGTTGCCCAGCGTCCCGCCGAAGCGGGGACGGTCGTGGCGTTCTCCGGCGGCTCGCTGCTGAACCTGTCGCAGGGAAAATTTGGTCGTTACGGCGTGGATGATGTGCGCTGGCTGGCGAGCGTCGGTACGGACTACGGCATGATCGCCGTGCGCGCCGACTCACCGTGGAAGTCGCTGAAAGATCTGTTAACCGCGATGGAAAAAGATCCCAACAGCGTGGTGATTGGCGCCGGAGCCTCTATTGGCAGCCAGGACTGGATGAAATCGGCGCTGCTGGCACAACAGGCTCACGTCGATCCGCACAAGATGCGCTATGTCGCCTTTGAAGGCGGCGGCGAACCGGTCACCGCGCTGATGGGCAATCACGTACAGGTGGTTTCCGGCGATCTCAGTGAGATGGTGCCCTATCTGAACGGCGATAAAATCCGCGTCCTCGCCGTCTTCTCTGAAGAGCGCTTGCCGGGCCAGCTCGCCAACGTCCCGACGGCCAAAGAGCAGGGTTATGACCTGGTCTGGCCCATCATTCGCGGCTTTTATGTCGGCCCGAAAGTCAGTGATGCCGAGTATCAATGGTGGGTGCAGGCATTTGAAAAACTCCAGCAGACCGACGCGTTCAAAAAGCAGCGCGATCTGCGCGGCCTGTTTGAGTTCAACATGACGGGCAAACCGCTCGACGAGTACGTCAAAAAACAGGTGACCGGTTATCGCGATCAGGCGAAAGCCTTTGGCCTGGCGAAATAA
- a CDS encoding tripartite tricarboxylate transporter TctB family protein — protein sequence MSDRIFAGIWLLLCIAGLFIAWQIQSEYSYEPVGPRPFPLGIIGLMALCALAMLLRHPDVVDWPRRHVLQKLLTMVIVLLMYAWGFEWLGFPVATAILTLVIGILFGATLPAAGLSGAILGVALWYAFDRLLDVTLPLGAWLS from the coding sequence ATGAGCGATCGTATTTTCGCCGGTATCTGGCTGTTGCTCTGCATCGCAGGGCTGTTCATCGCCTGGCAAATTCAGAGTGAATACAGCTATGAGCCGGTCGGTCCCCGTCCCTTCCCTTTGGGGATTATCGGCCTGATGGCGCTGTGCGCGCTGGCCATGCTGCTGCGCCATCCGGACGTCGTGGACTGGCCGCGCCGACACGTCCTGCAAAAACTGTTAACGATGGTGATCGTCCTGCTGATGTACGCCTGGGGCTTTGAGTGGCTGGGCTTTCCCGTCGCCACCGCCATTCTGACGCTGGTGATTGGCATTCTGTTTGGCGCCACCCTGCCTGCCGCAGGGCTTTCCGGCGCAATTCTCGGCGTCGCCCTGTGGTACGCCTTCGACCGCCTGCTTGATGTCACCTTACCGCTCGGCGCCTGGCTGAGTTAA
- a CDS encoding tripartite tricarboxylate transporter permease, translating to MDTWIYLSQGFAVAMTPENLVIALIGCFVGTIVGLLPGLGPINGVAILLPLAFALHLPAESALILLATVYIGCEYGGRISSILLNVPGDAAAIMTALDGYPMAQQGRGGVALSISAVSSFFGSLIAIGGIILFAPLLAQWSLAFGPAEYFALMVFAIACLGSMMAQNPLKSFLAALIGLGLATVGVDANTGVYRFTFDSVHLSDGVQFIVVVIGLFSVSEILLMLEHTSSGQKLVRKTGRMLFNAKEGAQCVGATLRSSVIGFFVGVLPGAGATIASAITYMTEKKISGNSDSFGKGDIRGVAAPEAANNASACGSFIPMLTLGVPGSGTTAVMMGALTLYNITPGPAMFTEQPDIVWGLIAALLIANVMLLVMNIPLIGLFTRMLTIPLWFQVPAIAAVSAVGVYAVHSTTFDLVLMVALGVLGYVLRKMHFPMSPLILGFVLGEMLEQNLRRALSISNGNMAILWESGVTKTLLVMAIAVIVIPPLLRILRKRNTKPQVDIG from the coding sequence ATGGATACCTGGATATATCTTTCTCAGGGTTTTGCGGTGGCAATGACCCCTGAAAACCTGGTGATCGCGTTGATCGGCTGCTTCGTCGGCACCATTGTCGGCCTGCTGCCGGGTCTGGGGCCGATCAACGGCGTGGCGATCCTGTTACCGCTGGCCTTTGCTTTGCATTTGCCAGCGGAATCGGCGCTGATCCTGCTGGCAACGGTTTACATTGGTTGCGAATACGGCGGACGCATTTCGTCGATTCTGCTCAACGTGCCCGGCGATGCGGCGGCAATTATGACCGCGCTTGACGGCTACCCGATGGCGCAACAGGGGCGCGGCGGCGTCGCGCTCTCCATTTCAGCGGTCAGCTCCTTCTTTGGCTCACTTATCGCAATCGGCGGGATCATTCTGTTCGCCCCCTTACTGGCGCAATGGTCGCTGGCGTTTGGTCCGGCAGAGTACTTCGCGCTCATGGTTTTTGCGATTGCCTGTCTTGGCAGCATGATGGCGCAAAACCCGCTGAAATCGTTTCTGGCGGCGCTGATTGGTCTGGGACTGGCAACCGTCGGCGTTGACGCCAACACCGGGGTTTATCGCTTTACCTTTGACAGCGTGCACCTTTCTGACGGCGTGCAGTTTATCGTCGTGGTGATCGGTCTGTTTTCCGTTTCTGAAATCCTGCTCATGCTGGAACATACCAGCAGCGGGCAGAAACTGGTGCGTAAAACGGGACGAATGCTGTTCAACGCCAAAGAAGGCGCGCAGTGCGTTGGCGCGACGCTGCGCTCGTCGGTGATTGGCTTCTTCGTCGGCGTGCTGCCGGGAGCGGGTGCCACCATCGCCAGCGCCATTACCTACATGACCGAGAAAAAAATCAGCGGCAACAGTGACAGCTTCGGCAAAGGCGATATTCGTGGGGTTGCCGCGCCGGAAGCGGCGAATAACGCGTCGGCCTGCGGCTCGTTTATTCCGATGCTGACGCTGGGCGTGCCGGGTTCCGGTACCACGGCGGTGATGATGGGCGCGTTAACCCTGTACAACATCACGCCGGGACCGGCGATGTTTACCGAACAACCGGATATCGTCTGGGGGTTGATTGCGGCCCTGCTGATTGCCAACGTGATGCTGTTGGTGATGAACATCCCGCTGATTGGCCTGTTCACCCGGATGCTGACCATCCCACTGTGGTTCCAGGTACCGGCTATCGCGGCCGTGTCGGCGGTCGGGGTGTACGCCGTACACAGTACAACCTTCGATCTGGTACTGATGGTTGCGCTCGGCGTGCTGGGCTACGTTCTGCGCAAAATGCACTTCCCAATGTCGCCGCTGATCTTAGGCTTTGTGCTGGGCGAAATGCTCGAACAAAACCTGCGCCGTGCGTTGTCGATCAGCAACGGCAATATGGCGATTCTGTGGGAAAGCGGCGTGACCAAAACGCTGCTGGTGATGGCCATTGCGGTGATTGTGATCCCGCCGCTGTTACGGATCCTTCGTAAGCGCAACACCAAACCGCAGGTGGATATAGGGTAA